In the genome of Pelodiscus sinensis isolate JC-2024 chromosome 15, ASM4963464v1, whole genome shotgun sequence, one region contains:
- the SRSF9 gene encoding serine/arginine-rich splicing factor 9: MSGWEREMDFGPGGSGRGGAGDGRIYVGNLPADVREKDLEELFYKYGRIRDIELKSKRGLVPFAFVRFEDPRDAEDAVYGRNGYDYGESRLRVEFPRSSRGRGGGFGGGLRGRNGPPSRRSEFRVLVSGLPPSGSWQDLKDHMREAGDVCYADVQKDGMGIVEFLRQEDMEYALRKLDDTKFRSHEGETSYIRVCPERSTSYGYSRSRSGSRGRDSPYQSRGSPRYSSPFRPY, encoded by the exons ATGTCTGGCTGGGAGCGGGAGATGGACTTCGGGCCCGGCGGctcggggcggggcggcgcgggCGACGGGCGCATCTACGTGGGCAACCTGCCGGCCGACGTGCGGGAGAAGGACCTGGAGGAGCTGTTCTACAAGTACGGCCGCATCCGCGACATCGAGCTCAAGAGCAAGCGCGGCCTGGTGCCCTTCGCCTTCGTGCGCTTCGAGGACCCGCG AGATGCAGAAGATGCAGTTTATGGGAGAAATGGTTATGATTATGGTGAAAGCCGACTGCGTGTTGAATTCCCCAGATCCTCCCGAGGTCGGGGTGGAGGTTTTGGTGGGGGGCTGCGTGGGAGGAATGGCCCTCCATCACGACGCTCAGAATTTCGAGTCCTTGTTTCAG GGCTTCCTCCATCAGGCAGCTGGCAGGACCTGAAGGATCATATGCGTGAAGCTGGTGATGTTTGTTATGCAGATGTTCAGAAAGATGGAATGGGTATAGTTGAGTTTCTCCGCCAGGAAGACATGGAATACGCACTGCGTAAATTGGATGACACCAAATTCCGCTCTCATGAG GGTGAAACTTCCTATATCAGAGTCTGTCCTGAAAGAAGTACCAGCTATGGCTACTCGCGGTCCCGTTCTGGTTCAAGGGGTCGCGATTCTCCCTACCAAAGCAGGGGATCACCACGCTACTCGTCCCCCTTCAGGCCATACTGA
- the GATC gene encoding glutamyl-tRNA(Gln) amidotransferase subunit C, mitochondrial, whose product MWAPRIGRSLGGAWCWGGLPPGSRVTRAASEGRDGRQRASGDPRRRGRVYQNPTWQYMEQKPLPQKTLTVEVLDHLERLALVDFRTLEGVQRLEKAIQFADQLHAVNTQGVEPMDSVLEDRCLYLREDNITEGNCTEDLLCNARETVEEYFVAPPGNIPLPKLNERDTFLQVSE is encoded by the exons ATGTGGGCTCCGCGGATCGGCCGCTCCCTCGGGGGCGCCTGGTGCTGGGGCGGCCTCCCCCCAGGGAGCCGCGTCACGCGGGCTGCTTCGGAAGGGCGTGACGGCCGGCAGCGAGCTTCGGGGGACCCACGGCGCAGGGGCCGG GTCTACCAGAATCCAACATGGCAGTACATGGAACAGAAACCACTCCCTCAG AAAACTCTAACTGTGGAAGTGCTTGATCACCTGGAACGGTTGGCACTAGTTGACTTCCGCACCTTGGAAGGTGTACAACGGCTGGAGAAAGCAATCCAATTTGCTGATCAACTTCATGCTGTTAACACACAAGGAGTAGAGCCAATGGATTCAGTACTAGAGGACAG ATGTTTGTATCTCAGAGAAGATAACATCACAGAAGGCAATTGCACTGAAGATCTGCTGTGTAATGCCAGAGAAACAGTTGAGGAATATTTCGTAGCCCCACCAG GTAACATCCCTTTACCAAAGCTAAACGAGCGAGATACTTTTCTGCAAGTCTCTGAATAA
- the LOC112546815 gene encoding TP53-regulated inhibitor of apoptosis 1, with the protein MNSVGEACTELKREYDQCFNRWFAEKFLKGESAGDPCVQLFKRYQLCVQKAIKEKDIPIEGLEFMGPNKGKPENSS; encoded by the exons ATGAACAGCGTGGGGGAGGCCTGCACGGAGCTGAAGCGCGAGTACGACCAGTGCTTCAACCGCTGGTTCGCCGAGAAGTTCCTGAAGGGGGAGAGCGCGGGGGACCCCTGCGTGCAGCTCTTCAAGCGCTACCAGCTCTGCGTGCAG AAAGCTATTAAGGAGAAAGACATACCCATCGAAGGGCTGGAATTCATGGGTCCCAATAAAGGAAAACCTGAAAACTCCTCCTGA